The window TTCCAGAGCCATATAATCCACCTTGCCGACAGAGTGGACATTTATCTGTCACCGGATCAGTTCATTCTGAACCAGAAGGCTAGGGTTACGGCATCTATACTGGAAAAGAAGGGGACAGTGTTTCATCCGGACGTTTGCGATGCTTTCGAGAGGGTCTCCAGAGCTGATATCTTCTGGATCGAGATAAATAACCTGACCATGGAACAGCTGTTTTCCCGGATGAATTTCCTTAGCTCCATAGAGCTTAACAGGGAACAGATCGATCAGTTTGCACTGACAATCTCAAGGATAATCGACTTCAGAAGCAGATTCACCGCCGGACATGCGTACACTGTGGGGCGGCTGGCGCAGTTCATAGGGCAGGTTCTGGGACTGGATGATGATATGTGCGAAAAACTGCTCATAGCGGGCTATTTCCACGACATAGGCAAGATAGGCATCGACACAGCGTATATAGAAAAATGCGGGCAGCTCACCGACGAGGAATATAACATGGTGAAGCTCCACTGCTACTATTCCGGCCAGATACTGAGCGAGCTTAATTCGTCGGAGTGGTTCAGAGACGTTGTTAAATGGTCTCAACACCACCACGAAAGACTGACAGGTAACGGATATCCCTTTGCCATTAAGGGAGAGGAGATAGACACCGGAACAAAGATAATCGCTTTTTCGGATATGATCTCAGCCCTGATGGAAGACAGACCCTACCGAAAACGAATGAGC of the Seleniivibrio woodruffii genome contains:
- a CDS encoding HD domain-containing phosphohydrolase, giving the protein MDKISLKELAFPIIKAIDSFNYLLKSHQRRTAVISYHIGKELGLPCGDIAELVVAAAMHDIGALSVQERDTLIKEDVENPSPHCLMGYKMLSMFDIFSGIAKIIRHHHIRYEDAGKYNEEIRFQSHIIHLADRVDIYLSPDQFILNQKARVTASILEKKGTVFHPDVCDAFERVSRADIFWIEINNLTMEQLFSRMNFLSSIELNREQIDQFALTISRIIDFRSRFTAGHAYTVGRLAQFIGQVLGLDDDMCEKLLIAGYFHDIGKIGIDTAYIEKCGQLTDEEYNMVKLHCYYSGQILSELNSSEWFRDVVKWSQHHHERLTGNGYPFAIKGEEIDTGTKIIAFSDMISALMEDRPYRKRMSIDTAFDIIDRYAAENIDPDMIKIIDRYKAEIETIVDQCKQRAESCYDESVEYA